In Coffea eugenioides isolate CCC68of chromosome 4, Ceug_1.0, whole genome shotgun sequence, the genomic stretch TAATAACATCCTTATGAACCATTGCAATTGAAgacgttttatttttttttaactccaaAAACAGCTCAATCACTTGCAGGCATCCTAATGTAGCACACATTCATTTGCTTTGTTATCTCACCAGGATGGCATTCAACAGAATAGGGTTTGTGAGTCGAATATTTTAAAGGTTTTTCTCGTAATAATTCATGAGCCATCCTCTTTGGAGTCTGGACAAGTGTAAGTTAATGTCTTAGAATCAACATATGTTACTTCTTTTCTCAAAGTTCATGAGTAAACTGCTCTTATATTCTTGTGAGTTAGCTATACAGCAAAGTCTTAAGGATGTTCGATGATGGTTATTGGAACTAGGACGCAGGAGAAGTACTGCTTATTCTTGAGTTAGGGATTTCATTGTCATTTTTTAAAGGTAAAATGCTTACTTTAGGTTTAGCTTTCATCAAGCTCTTGTAGCTGTTTCTGTAATTACTGATGTTTTGATCGAAGGGTGGTATACCCTTTCAGTTGTGTACGTATCACTTTCTTGAATATCAAGTCAGCAAAGTTGCCCCcaaaaaagaaccaaaaaagaAGCTAATCCGTGTCTCTTTCAGAAGTCTTGATCAAAATCGGGGCGCTAACGTTATGCACAGCCTCATTTGCCCAAGTGGTGTTCCAAGCTCCCGGCCGGCGGCCACGAGTTGGGGGTGGGTGGGGGAACCAAATCTATAAGTACAGTATCTTGTATTTATCACTAATTTGGAAATCAACTATTTCCAACCACCATAAAAGCGATGGCTTGATAGAATACAAAGATATCATCTAGTTATGGAGCATTTTCATCAACATTTGGTGCAGAGAATTTTTTCGCGGTTCTCGCTCGATCCTCATCTTGTATCCGTCACCTTTTGTCTATTATTGTGGCGGAAGTGATGATTTTGGTAGGTTCGTTTTTGTGAGAATTAAGCCAAACTGAATTCATGATCATTGACCATGGGGCAAGGCTCCCAGCAACCCACATCCACCTGTCCATATGGAGGAAAAAAATGGACCAAGATTGTCTGGTTTGAAAATCATccgaaaaaattttcaaaataatatTATAGCACtattttgtgatgtgatgtatgtaaagtaaaaaaataattaaaaatatgaaAAGATAATTTAAAAACGTGTTTATAATGcagcacattttttttttccaattaatttTCAATCTAAAGACTCTATATATGGTGAAACATCTCGATTCGCGTCAATCCAACAACTCAAGTTGGAAGCTTCTGTTCATAAGAAACTCTGGGGGTCAGATATTTagacttcaaatttcaaatGTTGGTCGTCTTAATGACTCGATGAATACGTATGACGCTAAAGCAACTTTAATAATCTACTTAGATGTGGTTTGGGTCCTTAAATCTCTACAAGCTAAGATCATAGTATCTGATGAGTAATTAATAAAAGCACTTGTGTTGAAGACCGAAGGGCATCACAGAGTGGTAGTTCGACAATTTCCTGATCACTATTAGTTGATGTGATAAATGTTTCGTTTATGGCATCTTCTAATATTATATGCCTTTTTTACATTATGCATGAATGAAGTTGACAAAACAAGATCAGTAACAAAAACTTAAGACAAATGAGGATATTGAGATCATAAAAACAAACGTTTTATGTAGTTTTCTGCCCACCAAAGTGGAGTAAAATTTGGAAGGTCTCCTTCATCAACTGTCACTTGGCGGCACAGCAATTTATCATTTGGATTTAGTTTTTGGAATGTGCAAGATCTACTCTAGTAAAACACGTAAATTCGAGTTCAGGAATATTTCACATTTGCTTGTACAGTTATCTTGCAATCTTGGGTTCATATCAATGTTCAATCTGTGCTTCTGTAGAGCGTAGGTGAACAGTTGGAGGGTGCAGTTTGTTTCTTGTTCTTGGTCTCACCAGCCATGTACATAAATCCAATCTTGAAATTCATTTCTCTCCCATAAGGATGGAGGAATTATCAATGTTTGAACTTCTGAGCTTCTGCTTTATGAAATAACAATTTAATCGTAAGCGAAGATAGTTTAGATTCTTTTTGACGATGTGGTCTGTCATAAATTAAACTTCTTTGGGTGCCAAGAATTTAGTAAAGCAAAACAGAAGGTTACTGTCTTTTTTAAACAAAAAGGATTCATTGTTGATTAGTGTTCAACTAATTCAAACCATGTGTTGCAAATCGATTGTATAGAGCATTTAAATGATATAGTTGATAGTTTAGGGGAGCAAAATGGACTTAATCTTTTTTTACTGTAGATTTTTCTTtaagaggaagaaaaatctcAGAAAACATGGAAGTTTTCATTGCCTTCAGATTGTTGATGATGATCTCTACAACAAGTTACTCTCAATAGGTAATTGactataaataaataaatccagCCCTACTGTTACATTATTTTGCTATCTATTTCTTCAGATTTTTGTTTTGAGAAATGATAACCGAATTGATATAAAGGTTGACATTGATATCTATTACTATATTGAAAGTATGATGAGTGTTGACATTATAAGTTGTAAGcactttttaattttagtttttgttatGATCATATTACCTTCAATTAGAGTATTTTAGTATACGAAGTTGTAAGcactttttttcaatttttttttttttttttttgtgaatttgaaTTGAACTTTGGTGAAACATAACCGCATTAAGAATTGTTTATCAAAATTGAATCCATAATTTAACAAAAagttcaaaataaattaaaaaagagaaagctccaaaataaatttaaaaatcacTAAATCAAAGAGTTCGTATTCAGATAGTCTTTGTAACAATAATTGGTTAAAAAAATTGGAAATATAAAGTATTCTATTATCAGGTAAACAATcaaatttcaccaaaaaaaaatttatatctaAGAAATATATGCTATATTTGAATTAATATAATTACGTGCAAAAAAAATGTACTATTACTAGTAGCATTAAAGAGCGCCTCCTTCTTTTTTAGACCGAAACACATAATAATTATGGCCACAAACTACTGAACTGGTTTTTTTATTACCCAATCAACTATACATAAGGTGTAATTCTGGTCGGCAATTAATGTTCTATCCGTCTATGGATTGTGGAGAATTAAGCCAACTAAATTCATGATCATTGACCATGGGACAACAAAGGCTCTCAGCTACCCACTGTCCCCTGTCTATAATCTATATGGGGAAAAATGTTTCTATTCTTTCTTGGTGAAATACCTTCATTCGTGTGAATCGAATAACTCAAAGTTAGAATCTTTTATTCACAAGGGACTCCGTGGTCAGATATTTAGGTAGCTTAAAGTAAAAATGTAGTTAAACTTTTGTCTCCATCTCGTCTTCGATAATGACTTGATTACCATTCATGGTGGAAAAGCAAGCTATAAAATCTACTTAGATGTGGTTTTTTGCTAAGAAGATTGCTGGGATCATAGAATAATCTGATTAGTAAGTGGTAAAACAAGCACCCGTCCGTCTTGAAGCCTAAATGACTATTGATTGATGTGACATATGCTTAGTTGATGGCATCTTCTAATATTATGTCTTTTTTCATTGTGCATGAATGAAGTTGACAAAACAAGATTCCTAATTTGACACTCTTAACTAgctagtaacaacaacttaagACAAATGAGAGGATATTGGGATCATAAAAACACCACTTAAGTTTTTATGCAGTATTCTGCCCACTAAAGTAAAATTTTGGAGGTCTCTCCCCACTCATCATCAACTCTCACTTGGCGGCACAGCAATTTATCATTTGGTTTTAGTTTTGGAATGTGTTTAGTAAAACACATAATTAATTCAAGTGCAATGGTGGAAACTGCCATTTACCATCTAAACTTTGCTTGTCCAGCCATCTTGCAATTTTGGGTTAACATGAATCAATCTGTAGATGAACAATTGGAGGGTTAGTTGCCCTTTTCTTGATCTCACCAGCCATGTAAAAATTCCAATTGCAAGGCAAGATGAAAGTTGATTATATACACCAGATCATGATATGTGCAACGAATATTATTATTTCTCCTTCAGGGATGGAGGAATTCTCaatgtttgaaattttgagCTTTTACCTTGTGAAGAAAAAGTTTAACCATGCCCACCCTATATGGTTggtgtaattttatttttttttaaagtaaaagtTTAACCACTTGCATAAGCAGAGATATGTTACATTATTTTACTATACGTTCTGTCATTATACTTTTTTTTGGTGTTAAGAATAATATGGCATTATTGTCATAGGccacattttattttttacaatAGCTTTTGTTAAAGTGACAAATTACCGTTATAAGTCCAAATTGCATTGGACTTGAGGAGGACAAACTTGGCATCTTGTGCAAATATTGATATAGAAATAAAATCTGAGCTGTGGCACTGACAGTAGTATAAGAATATTAAAGAACAAACACAATACAACGATCAGAGCAATACGAAAATTTATGGACGATACCAACTAATAATCTATCTATCTTTCTATATCTGTCCGTATCTATCTATCTATATCTAAATTCCTTATAAAAGTATGGTAGATCTAGAAAGAATAGTGTGGAAGCAGGATATGTCTTGGTTTTACATTATGCCAAGAATACCCTTCTCCCTGATAATTGGATTTATTGTGTACTAATAATAGTCAATAATTATACCACTTATGAAGGCAAAATACTAAAAACTTAATTAAATTTGAACTATATATGAAGACAATAAACAAAGCAAAACACCCCAATCTAATCTGTCTCTTTGCATtccatgaaaaagaaaataaaagaaaaatctcaattCCCTAGAGAAAACATAACAAATGAGAGATACCACcaattaatttaaataaaaaatatgcaaatattAAATTACAATGTTAACAATAGaattttaccaaaaaattaGTGTATAAGAAATATCATATATCATGATGCTATAGTCACGTGCAAACCCATTCCTAGTTGTTACAATAATCCAAAAATATATGGAATAAGTTGTTGCCAGAACTTCTCTCTTGACCTTAGCTtaatttaaaaaggaaaaaaaaaaaaaaaagaagaacagcCTATACCAACCGTACTTTTATATAAGTGAAAATCTGCAATTCAGTTTGCTAAGTTATCCTAATTGTTAGAAAACTTCCTCGTGAAAATTTAACTCTTTGTAGTCGGTGAATGAGAGATGCTCTAAACATTTTCTAGCCGATTGGACGGTTTGAGTCCTGAATTTTCTTAGCAAAGACGAGGTCACAAGCAAGAAGAGAATATCAATGGCACGATCCAGTTGAGAGGTGAGAAGAGACCTAAGAGAATTTCAACTCATTAAAAGGATGGAGTCACGAACGACCAAACCCAATTTGACCTTGTCCTCTACAGTTCCAATCATGTCGATCCCCAACAAAAATTACTCTTAAAGTATGGTCAAAGACACACAATTTAAGTGGCAAGAGCTTGATGTGATGACACATTTTGTTTGTTGTTCTATCCCGTGCTAGCTAGTCGACTGATTAAATTATCATTGTGGAATCCGGATAGGAAAATGTTCGGGGCAAAAGGTTTGAAACCCCTTTTTCCCCCTTTTGCTGATTACGAACTTAATTAGCCATCAAATGGCACAAGTGAAACCTGAAAAATAAGAGTACAAGCTAATCCAAAAGATTCTAAAAGTAATCAATAGAATGTTTATTGCTAGCTTGTAAAGCTTTGTTATGTTAATAAGTTACATTATTGAATTACGAGGtgcaattgaattgataattagTGTCCAAACATGATTAGACAAAAACTTGTTTAATTCAACTTGGAAACAATGATCAACATGAACATATATTTCACATTTGTCATAGATCAGACCAAAATCTGGTATCCCAGTTCCAAATAAATTGGAGAAAACATGGGGCAAGACTTATTTTAGGAGACGTACGTCAATAATGGTAGCAGCTCCAAGTTAGAGATCTTGTTATGCAGGATTGTTCAAGAGTCACCACTTCAACATTATAGGCCTTCTTTACTTCAGGTCTCTCCGTGCACTAtagggaaagaaaaaggaaaaaaaaaaagaatagagaaGGGTTCATTCATTTCCCCAACTCCCATGTTGAGGAAGCAAATGGAATCTCTAGACACATGTAATGATTCTATATTGGATAAATTAAGAAAACCTGTATTTGTCAAATAATGCCAACTTTTTTGGTTGGTGAATCGTGCAAGTTGTAGAACATTtataaaatttctaaaaaatcttgctccacaaaaatgaaaaatctaaaaaaaataaatctctaaaattaaaaattcaacCTGCCATAAACCATGTTATCTCTATCCACCCCACGAATCAGATAAAAGTAGCCTACTGCATAGTTTGAGGCAAGAAATCGATACTGATGAATAGAAATTGGGAAATACTCCCATTAgcattttaatcatataatttttatttattggacatatatgataaaacaaattgtgggagtggaaaaaaaaaaaagaagaagcataAATAacattttctataaaaaatttgTCCTGGTTTTATTCCTACACCAACCACCACCCCCTCCCccacatcaaaaaaaaaaaaaaagaagatgccACTGGACCTACAAGAAGTCCTCTGGTGCATCAGCTGACAAAAGAGTCAATTGAAGCTGACAAAGTTAAAAGTTTATATTATTACAAATTTGTGACTTTTCAGTTTTTCATTGCTGGATTGAACATGCTTGATCCCATAATGTTCTCCCCCAAGTCTCGTTTATTTGGCGGTATAAAAGATGTGTATACTGTAGCAGCCAAGCTTTGAGACAAATTTCAATGAAGCAGGATAACATAATTTGACATTCTTTTACTTTCTGCAAATCCTTACCTACCTGTCTATGGTTCATGACCCTCGTAATTCGCCCCTTCAAGACAAAATTCCAGAAAATGTAGGAATCTAATTTCCAATATCTCATATATGCCTAGGACAAATTGATGACTGTCGTCATCactaaagaaaaaaagaaatgacaaaTTTCATGTAGCAACAACTATTTAGTACGAAAGAATTCACACTATAAATAGGTGTACTAGTATTTCTTTTGCTCGTGAGTCCAATTAGTTGAGCAAAGAATTCCACCTTAAGGTGCCTGTGATCacttgtgagttgtgaaggaaTCTACATATTAATGGGGAGTTTTTATCATCAAATTTTTGTTACACTTGTTCTTCTTCTAAGCATATTTCTACCATGTTCATTGTCATCAACCACCAGGCGTTTTGAATTTAATGTATGTGTCTTAAACTCTCTTTTACTTCACAAAACAcaggtacaaaacatgaaaacaaTTCAAGGTGTTTATTTGTTGATTTGGTTTTATTTCAGGTCAAGTGGAAGAATGTAAAGCGTCTGTGCAACACAAGGCCAATACTTACTGTTAACGGGGAATATCCAGGACCAACCATTAGTGTTCATGAAGGCGATAATGTTGAAGTAAAGGTTACTAATCGAGTTGATATGAACACCACTCTCCATTGGTAAGTATATTGTAGTACTTCGTTTATTAATGCATTTGGTCTGTCGTGCATACAGGGTGcacttgataaaattgaaatttgatttgattgatttgtTAAATTGTAAATATCGAAATCTTAACTTTTGAGTgcattttgtattaagtgataagtgaataattttttttttttggagtgaATTTTGCGTGCACAATTTAGACCCACTTAGTTAATTaaaatgttctattttttgttatcaagtATATTGTgaacatattaagatctgatttcattaaatttaagtgttaaattAGATTATCAAACAAGGTGATATTTTGATTAAATATTGTTTACTTCGTACTCAATCGTGGTAGAGTGATTTTGACAATGATTGATTCTATGAATTTTTTGGGCTTTGGaatgcaaaatctaatttttatcCATGTATTTACGCAGACAAACATAGGCTTGTTCtcgttttaaatttttaaaattttgattataAAATTGACAGCTTTTTGGATGATCAtagattttaacttttttttaatcattaaaaaaatctaTAGTCAGAATATAAAAGCAATCTCGAACATCACAAAAATTGATTATCTAAAGTTTGAATTTATAATTAGTTAAAGTAATCAATCGAAAACCATTTAATATTATGAATTAGTAAGAAGTTAATTTATCCCTATTGCAATTGGAAAACAGATTTTCAGAAATCACAATAGAAGTGCTTGATGCCAAACTAGTAAAAAGAAAACTGCGGAGTGAACTTCAACTTGTAATTGTGCAGGAAAAGAGTTAGacagtttttgtttttgggttttTCTACGTCCCGCTTAGTCTGTTAAAATTTCTTTCTAATTAGCTCCCTTCAGATTAAAACCAATTAAACTTATTTACACATCAGGCCGACTTTAATCAGCAATTGATGTATAGTAATTACCCTAGACAAGAAAAATACTCAGGCATCTCAAACGATAAAGTTCCACATCTAAGCGAGCCAAAAATAACCCAAACTGCAGGTTCTATAATCGTATATTCCCTTCCATCATATTATCGGACATAATAAACTGCAGTgcatacactatcaccgtttgATTCATGATATATgcgcaaaatttgaattttaaattcaaattttacagaGTTATCATTCATCTAAcgttgacagtgtatacactgtcagtgtaggaaataTTAATCCATACATTATTTATCAGAAGATTATTCTATTACACATAATATGTTGTGATGACACTTGATAATCTGTGTTTATCCATGCACTAATTTAATCATAATTGTGTCAGGCTTTGACAAATCTTGACCGGATCATCCTAATCTTTTTGTAAATGCTGTTGTCAAGAAGCTTATTTGCAGGAGATCAATTTAACTACTAAAAAATTTCTTGCTGAATTCACTATTGTAGGCATGGAATAAGGCAATTAAGGACAGGATGGGCAGATGGTCCAGCCTATGTTACACAATGCCCAATTGGAACTGGAAAATCTTACACTTACAGGTTCACCGTAGTCAATCAGAGGGGAACTCTTTGGTGGCATGCCCATCTCTCATGGCAACGTTCCACTGTTAATGGAGCTTTTATCATCTACCCTCGCATGCCTTATCCTTTCTCAGTTCCAATTCAAGAGGAGATTCCCATAACGTTTGGTAATTTTCTTCAAAACATTTATAAAATTCATCCTTCTTGCACGTAATTTATTTACAATAGTATATATACAAGAGGGTTTCGGTATCGTTGAAGAACTTACATTTCTAAATTGAatccttgaaattttttattacaGGTGAGTGGTTCAATTCAGATGTGATGGCAATAGAAAAGGATATGATGCTAACCGGGGTTGGACCTAATGCTTCAGATGCTTACACGATCAATGGCTTGCCAGGGCCCTTGTATAATTGCTCTCTTAAAGGTAAACTTAAAAAGAATATTGGTTTTGCTAAAATGTGCTTTTGTACACAAAATCCAATTTGACCATTCCTTTGTTCTTTTTGTTGTATTTAATCTTGGATTTTTGTTGAATTCCTTTTACAAGATCGATAGGAACTCACTTATTGAAGATGCTGAAACATAAACCATTTCATAGGCAGATTAAAGCACACATTTTTGGCATAAAAAAAATGACATTACCAGTGTTGAGATTTTTTTAATCCAATTTTTTGTCACTAAAAATGTCCTATTCGACCATTCCAGTAATACCCGAGAGGGATTTGACTAAAAGGAAATTCTGAATTCAAGTTATTGTTTCCTTTCGCTGACAACCAAGAATTGAACCATTCATTTTGTCCCCTTTCAAGGTCTGAGATGCTTGTCAGTTGACACCTCCTAATTGATCATATTATTTTTTCTGAACTTTTGCCAAGAGGGATTTGGAACTGATTTTTGTTACATTAATAATTTACAGATACTTTCATCAAGACAGTCGAACATGGCAAAACATACTTGCTAAGGATCATCAATGCCGCCCTCAATGATGAGCTCTTCTTTGCTGTGGCTGACCATACTTTAACAGTCGTAGAAATCGATGCAGTTTACACAAAACCCTTTACAACAAAAGCTATCATGATCGCCCCCGGACAGACCACCAATGTGCTGCTCACTGCGAATCAAAAGCCAGATTCCACCGGCATGTTTGTCTTGGCAGCAAGACCTTATCTAACTTCAATTTTCCCCTTCGACAATTCCACCACAATTGGTTTCCTGAAGTACAAAACCACAAATTCAAAAGAAACAGTTGAGCTCCCATTGCCATCTTACACTTTACCAAGCAACCTCCCTGCATTGCAAGATACTGAATTTGCAACGGAATTCGCCAACAAGCTTCGAAGCCTCGGATCTCCTCAGTACCCTTGTAAAGTGCCCAGGAAAGTCCATAAGCAAGTGATCACAACCATAGGTCTCAATCTTCAAGACTGCCCTCCTAATAAAACTTGCAAAGGATTTAGAAACCAGAGGTTCTTAGCATCGATGAACAACCAATCATTCATTCGCCCTCCCATATCCATCCTGGAATGCCATTACAAGAACCTCAGTATGGCTAACCTGTTCTCCAATTTCCCCGAAAAGCCACCCGTTCCTTTTAACTACACAGGAGTTAACCCTTTAACTGAAAACATGAATGCTGAATTTGGCAGTAAGCTGGTGGTGGTACCATATGGCACGAGGCTAGAAATTGTGCTGCAAGATACCAATTTCTTGAACCCGGAGAACCATCCAATCCATGTTCATGGGCACAACTTTTTCATCGTGGGACGCGGATTTGGAAATTTCGACGCTGAAAAAGATCCATTGCATTACAATCTTGTGGATCCTCCAGAGAGGAATACGGTGGCGGTTCCAATAGGAGGATGGGCAGCAATCAGAATCCATGCAGATAATCCAGGGGTATGGTTCATACATTGCCATCTCGAGGAACATACGACATGGGGTCTAGCCATGGGTCTTGTTGTACAGGAGGGTAAAAACCCTTCACAGTGTTTGATTCCTCCACCTGATGACCTTCCTCCCTGCTGAGTTTTTTCCCGGCTTTATGGAAGATTTTGCAGTTTGCTCTAGCCTGGACTACCTTCCAGAGTTTGTGAAATATGTAGCTTTGCAACTCATCTCAGTCTGTGTGTGCGCGTTTAAATAAATTTAGAgtttgggttgggttgggtagGGAGTTTGAGCTTAATTGGGCTGTCTATGTCCTATAAGTGATTATACAAGAGGTCTTGTCCTAGTGTATAGAGTAATGGATCAAAGGAGTTCAAGCTTGTCAATCTAATGTATGCAATTCATAGAAACATGGGGTTTTTGTAGCAATTATTTGTTAGCCTAAGCTATCACAAATTCATCATGGTCTTCCAAGGTGATGTTTCGGAGTTAATAGACCAACATACCATGAAGGTGTCCAAAGAATGAAATATTCAATGAGACTAGcatgcaaaataaaagaattcaaCAGAAAGGTGGAATTTGATGCTATTTAC encodes the following:
- the LOC113767959 gene encoding laccase-1, which codes for MGSFYHQIFVTLVLLLSIFLPCSLSSTTRRFEFNVKWKNVKRLCNTRPILTVNGEYPGPTISVHEGDNVEVKVTNRVDMNTTLHWHGIRQLRTGWADGPAYVTQCPIGTGKSYTYRFTVVNQRGTLWWHAHLSWQRSTVNGAFIIYPRMPYPFSVPIQEEIPITFGEWFNSDVMAIEKDMMLTGVGPNASDAYTINGLPGPLYNCSLKDTFIKTVEHGKTYLLRIINAALNDELFFAVADHTLTVVEIDAVYTKPFTTKAIMIAPGQTTNVLLTANQKPDSTGMFVLAARPYLTSIFPFDNSTTIGFLKYKTTNSKETVELPLPSYTLPSNLPALQDTEFATEFANKLRSLGSPQYPCKVPRKVHKQVITTIGLNLQDCPPNKTCKGFRNQRFLASMNNQSFIRPPISILECHYKNLSMANLFSNFPEKPPVPFNYTGVNPLTENMNAEFGSKLVVVPYGTRLEIVLQDTNFLNPENHPIHVHGHNFFIVGRGFGNFDAEKDPLHYNLVDPPERNTVAVPIGGWAAIRIHADNPGVWFIHCHLEEHTTWGLAMGLVVQEGKNPSQCLIPPPDDLPPC